Genomic window (Sediminispirochaeta smaragdinae DSM 11293):
CAATACGGACCTTTGGTTGATAATGTAAAGAAAGCTCACAATGCTCAATTGCCTTCTTCAGTTCTCCAAGGGTGACAAGATTTTCCGTCGTGGCTGCCATAATCTCCGGACTATATGGGAAGCTATCTTGTAGCTTTTCCTCCGCAATGGTCAAAGCGGCCTCAGCCTCCTGGAGGTAGCGCTCCGGTGGTTCAAACACATTCTCACCTATTTCGGTAACCCCCATCCGGGAATCAACATGAATGGAAATCCCGTTATACAGTATAGGTTCCCGTGAGGCAGAGATCAGGGTTCGCAGCGCCACATCTTTATCCTCTGTGTCCTTTAGAAACAGAAGAACTGCAAGCTGTCTCGTCTCAATTCGAAAGATTGCTTTCCCCATGTCCATTTTTAAAAAACGAGCCGCCAACTGCCGGACCGCCTCATCGATAACCGAAAAACCCAGGGTAGATTTCAGCTCCATGACATTTTCCAATGAGATAACAATAAGCAGAGAATTGGGCGTCAGCCGATCGAGCAATGCCTTGCGATTGGGTAATTCCGTCGAGGAATCATGCAGAGAAAGCCATTGGAGATGCGTGATATAGGACGTTGCGCTATCCGCGGCCAAGCCGCTAAGAATCCCAAACAAGAGGAAGAACCCACTTCGATAAAGCCAGTTTATCGCCAGCTGCTGTTCCCCTGTCGCCACCTCAATCGGCATGAAAGGACCGAGAGCAAGCCCTCCAACAAGAGCCGTGACAATCCCCCCTTTGATTCCGAAAACGAAACCGGCAATCAGTATAGGTAGGTACATAGAGTGTGAATACACGAATTTTATTCCACCGGTAGCATAGACGAGTAGATACACCGATGCAACAAGCATTGCCAAGATCGGAATCATCCAAGTCTTTATTGCATGCTGCCGTTTTTCAATCCATTCAAACAGGTGTTTCATATCCATTGCATACCACAAGAATCTAGTATAATGGTTCTAAAGGCCATCGCAAGCTTTCCTACCGGATCAACTGAAAAAGTAAATTTGCCATAATATATATTTTTCTATATATTACACTACAACAAATATGGAGATGCACATGCTTGAATCAGTTACGACACTCACGGAATATTCGAAGCGAGTCGAAACCACCCCCCTTTTCCTCGCCTATTTCACCGCCCCCGGTTGTGGAGTTTGCACCTCCATACGACCTAAAATCGAAGGATTACTGGCAGCACATCCCTCAATCGAATCCTGTATCATAGATATCTCGACTCAACAGAAAATCTCGGCCCAGCTTTCCATCTTTTCCATTCCCGCCGTTCTTTTTTATGCCCAGGGTAAAGAGACGATCAGAGAGGCCCGTTATTTCAGCGTCGAGCAACTTGAAGAAAAGATAGAGCGTTATCAGGCCCTTTTAGAAGAATAAGTCTCATTGAATCCGATTCCCGTTTTATGGTATCATTGTTCATCGAATAGGATGGAGACGTATGGAAACAAGGCAAATGCGCAATATCGGCATCATGGCACATATCGATGCGGGAAAGACGACAACCACCGAAAGGATCTTGTTTTATACCGGAAAAAGTCACAAGATCGGTGAAGTCGATGACGGTGAGGCCGTCATGGACTGGATGGAACAGGAGCAGGACCGCGGAATCACCATCACCTCCGCGGCAACCACGTGTTTCTGGAAAGAAACCCAGATCAACATCATTGATACACCGGGACATGTCGACTTCACAGCCGAAGTTGAACGCTCTTTACGTGTTCTCGATTCTGCCATTGCCATTTTCTGTGCAGTAGGGGGGGTAGAACCTCAGTCCGAGACGGTCTGGCACCAGGCC
Coding sequences:
- a CDS encoding putative bifunctional diguanylate cyclase/phosphodiesterase; translated protein: MKHLFEWIEKRQHAIKTWMIPILAMLVASVYLLVYATGGIKFVYSHSMYLPILIAGFVFGIKGGIVTALVGGLALGPFMPIEVATGEQQLAINWLYRSGFFLLFGILSGLAADSATSYITHLQWLSLHDSSTELPNRKALLDRLTPNSLLIVISLENVMELKSTLGFSVIDEAVRQLAARFLKMDMGKAIFRIETRQLAVLLFLKDTEDKDVALRTLISASREPILYNGISIHVDSRMGVTEIGENVFEPPERYLQEAEAALTIAEEKLQDSFPYSPEIMAATTENLVTLGELKKAIEHCELSLHYQPKVRIADGMVCGAEALMRWTHPTRGNIPPGMFIPRAEQSTLIQLITEFALKQAMEQIVVWERYGIRIPIAVNISTRNLLQPDFSDFIAKLIDQYGIRAELLELEVTEGSLMVDIEQTVAEMMKLAGLKIIMSVDDFGTGYSSLQYLHKLPISFIKIDQSFVSRSPADRGAAGILEVAVDLAHKIGIKAIAEGVEDEKVYTFLHSIGCDMAQGYAITHPLAPDAFKSWYERCNGVYMCSES
- a CDS encoding thioredoxin family protein; the protein is MLESVTTLTEYSKRVETTPLFLAYFTAPGCGVCTSIRPKIEGLLAAHPSIESCIIDISTQQKISAQLSIFSIPAVLFYAQGKETIREARYFSVEQLEEKIERYQALLEE